The Pochonia chlamydosporia 170 chromosome 1, whole genome shotgun sequence genome window below encodes:
- a CDS encoding pre-mRNA splicing factor ATP-dependent RNA helicase PRP43 (similar to Aspergillus terreus NIH2624 XP_001211287.1) — protein sequence MSDSSDPRVSKRASADADDASRKKSKKGDREEKYNPYLAHMHQDSNGYGDEASPDSILAGMKRRQTTAAQAAKAEDSAINPFTGKSHSQQYFRILETRRDLPVHKQRQEFLEKYHSTQILVFVGETGSGKTTQIPQYVVYDELPKVTGKLIACTQPRRVAATSVAQRVADEMDVTLGEEVGYSVRFDDCSSSKTMLKYMTDGMLLREAMHDHDMSRYSCIILDEAHERTLATDILMALLKQIASRRPDLKIIVMSATLDAQKFQKYFNNAPLLAVPGRTHPVEIFYTPEPERDYVEAAIRTVLQIHASEGDGDILLFLTGEDEIEDACRKINLEADELQREVDAGPLVVYPLYGTLPPHQQQRIFDKAPAPLIKGGRPGRKVIVSTNIAETSLTIDGIVYVVDPGFSKQKIYNPRIRVESLLVSPISKASAQQRAGRAGRTKPGKCFRLYTEKAFKKELIQQTYPEILRSNLANTVLELKKLGVEDLVHFDLMDPPAPETMMRALEELNYLACLDDDGELTTLGSLASEFPLDPSLAVMLISSPEFYCSNEILSITSLLSVPQIFVRPANNRKRADEMKAHFSHPDGDHLTLLNAYHAFKGQATSDGAKQWCHEHFLSFRHLSSADSVRAQLKRIMETHGLELVSTPFEDKNYYNNIRRALLSGFFMQVAMKESSGKLYRTVKDDQAVLIHPSTVLRTEFDWVLYNEFVLTSKQYIRTCTGIRPEWLLEIAPVYYDLDTFEQGDVKRSLARAAERKRRKEAMKAGR from the exons ATGTCCGATTCCAGCGATCCCAGGGTCAGTAAGCGAGCCAGTGCGGACGCAGATGACGCATCTAGGAAGAAGTCTAAAAAGGGCGACCGCGAGGAAAAGTACAACCCGTACCTcgcccacatgcaccaggACAGCAACGGATATGGCGACGAGGCATCGCCAGACTCGATTCTGGCAGGCATGAAACGCCGCCAAACCACCGCTGCtcaggctgccaaggctgaggATTCTGCTATTAATCCATTTACCGGTAAATCACACTCTCAGCAATACTTCAGGATCCTGGAAACCCGCCGCGACTTGCCCGTTCACAAGCAAAG GCAAGAATTCCTCGAAAAGTATCATTCGACTCAGATCCTCGTGTTTGTCGGTGAAACTGGTTCCGGTAAAACGACTCAGATCCCCCAGTATGTCGTGTACGACGAGTTACCCAAGGTCACTGGCAAGCTCATTGCCTGTACACAACCCCGTCGAGTGGCCGCCACATCCGTCGCGCAGCGTGTTGCCGATGAAATGGACGTCACTCTCGGCGAGGAGGTTGGTTACAGCGTCCGTTTTGACGACTGCTCGAGTTCCAAGACGATGCTCAAGTACATGACGGACGGTATGCTTCTACGTGAGGCCATGCACGACCACGACATGTCCCGCTATAGTTGCATTATTCTTGACGAGGCTCACGAACGTACCCTTGCCACTGATATTCTCATGGCACTGTTGAAACAAATTGCCAGTCGACGACCGGATTTGAAGATCATTGTCATGTCTGCTACGCTTGATGCTCAAAAGTTCCAAAAATACTTCAATAATGCACCGCTGCTGGCCGTCCCCGGTAGAACGCATCCTGTCGAGATTTTTTATACTCCCGAACCGGAGAGGGATTATGTCGAGGCTGCCATTCGAACAGTCTTGCAGATCCATGCATCGGAGGGCGATGGTGAtatcttgctcttcttgacGGGCGAAGACGAAATCGAGGATGCCTGTCGCAAAATCAACTTGGAAGCCGACGAGTTACAAAGGGAAGTGGACGCCGGACCTCTTGTCGTATACCCATTGTACGGTACTCTGCCTCCTCATCAGCAACAGAGGATCTTTGATAAGGCACCAGCTCCTCTCATAAAAGGTGGACGCCCCGGTCGCAAGGTCATTGTGTCTACCAACATTGCCGAAACCTCCTTGACCATCGATGGTATTGTCTATGTCGTGGACCCCGGCTTCAGCAAGCAAAAGATTTACAACCCCCGTATCAGAGTTGAGTCTCTGCTCGTATCACCCATTTCAAAAGCCTCAGCCCAACAACGTGCCGGTCGTGCTGGTCGTACCAAGCCTGGAAAATGCTTCAGGCTGTACACAGAGAAGGCGTTTAAGAAGGAGCTCATTCAGCAGACATATCCCGAAATTTTACGATCCAACCTTGCAAATACGGTTCTAGAGCTGAAGAAACTCGGCGTGGAAGATTTGGTTCACTTTGATCTCATGGACCCGCCTGCTCCAGAGACAATGATGAGAGCCCTCGAGGAACTCAACTACCTCGCATGCCTTGATGACGACGGAGAACTCACAACCCTGGGCAGTCTGGCATCCGAATTCCCCTTGGATCCGTCACTGGCTGTCATGTTGATTTCATCGCCCGAGTTCTACTGCTCCAACGAGATTCTCAGCATCACCTCACTTTTGTCCGTCCCTCAAATTTTCGTCCGGCCAGCAAACAACCGCAAGCGCGCAGACGAAATGAAGGCGCACTTTAGCCACCCGGACGGTGATCACTTAACCCTGCTCAACGCCTACCACGCCTTCAAAGGCCAAGCTACCTCAGACGGCGCCAAGCAATGGTGCCACGAGCACTTCCTCTCCTTCCGCCACTTGTCAAGTGCAGACAGCGTCCGCGCCCAGCTCAAGCGGATTATGGAAACGCACGGGCTGGAACTCGTCTCCACGCCATTCGAGGACAAGAACTACTACAACAATATCCGGAGGGCGCTATTGTCCGGCTTCTTCATGCAGGTTGCTATGAAAGAGAGCTCAGGCAAACTCTATCGCACCGTGAAGGACGACCAGGCCGTCCTGATCCATCCGTCTACAGTCCTGCGCACCGAATTCGACTGGGTGCTCTATAACGAGTTTGTCCTCACGTCGAAGCAATACATTCGTACGTGTACGGGCATTCGACCAGAATGGTTACTC GAAATCGCCCCCGTTTACTACGACCTTGACACGTTTGAGCAAGGTGACGTCAAGAGGTCGCTCGCCAGAGCTGCCGAGAGGAAGCGGAGAAAGGAGGCTATGAAAGCTGGACGGTGA
- a CDS encoding protein methyltransferase RmtC (similar to Coccidioides immitis RS XP_001239543.1), translated as MASGTGNMTMSDSFAAQRPPFHIGQHSSKRDVPLTDLQYGYLLNQGINFTTTPVTNGHFKSRVFKLVSDHLELLAENNETSTSTETGSRADPIIPPLTPDDTGLVPSAAVNTYTAYISPWIDLCSTNPLIASISRQVLNLEVNYANFCGVRSIIIAGPSRDASQNGGNQALAQYSRAVQEALTIGAALTVLIHIPMYREPGINEVETLAVLQPEKTAQESASKEIDLFAAWASWHHVRSVCNYNLRLYVALQIPRVMPEKDLQTRWFAEPLHYLTIGPEVFQKNKSGFPSLSKHHQDMIFSYMRLKVVPWFLLCDVGPDAAGFKADDPSILSVANRQGLTDDDFPTLSDAANMSPSQNSRPGVDAHMAYLQWLESQQPPFTALESPTLTSFQDWLQSPLQPLSDNLESATYEVFEGDPVKYDQYEAAVIEALSEWKELDLPTSKEGGVVVIAVAGSGRGPLVTRALKAAEYTGVEVEVWAVEKNPNAYVYLLRQNQTLWGGRVNVVKTDMRAWKGPVVSQSPDGPVHGKVDILISELLGSFGDNELSPECLDGIQHVIAKPHGISIPHSYTAHMSPISTPKVYGDILARSATESTAFNTPWVVRLYALDFVCQKVPGRPRFQQAWEFSHPIPESTLANVEARRSGGIMGGGGGSMAGAAGANDHNSRYCHVTFVCRSQGVTHGLAGYFESTLYESRLNGHEGEKVEISTHPERIDQKSKDMISWFPIFFPFKEPISFPADTELEVSMWRQTDDTKVWYEWLVEAWTWVGQSSRIKVGSSGLCSSRKVACLM; from the exons ATGGCATCAGGAACGGGCAATATGACAATGTCGGACTCTTTCGCGGCCCAAAGGCCGCCTTTCCATATTGGCCAGCACAGTTCTAAAAGAGATGTACCTTTGACGGACTTGCAGTATGGCTATCTGCTCAATCAAGGT ATCAATTTCACTACGACGCCAGTCACGAATGGCCACTTCAAATCCAGGGTATTCAAGCTGGTCTCCGATCATCTGGAGCTACTGGCGGAGAACAACGAAACATCTACGAGCACGGAGACAGGGTCGAGAGCAGATCCCATTATCCCACCTCTGACGCCAGACGACACTGGCTTGGTCCCTTCGGCTGCTGTCAACACGTATACGGCTTACATTAGCCCGTGGATAGACCTGTGCTCGACCAATCCCCTGATTGCTAGCATCTCACGCCAGGTTTTGAACCTGGAAGTGAATTACGCCAACTTCTGTGGCGTGAGGAGCATCATCATTGCTGGACCGTCCCGCGATGCGTCTCAGAATGGCGGCAACCAGGCTTTGGCGCAGTATTCTCGTGCTGTGCAGGAAGCGCTCACGATTGGTGCTGCGTTGACGGTTCTGATTCACATACCGATGTATCGAGAGCCTGGTATTAATGAGGTTGAAACGTTGGCTGTACTTCAGCCAGAGAAGACGGCCCAGGAGTCTGCGAGCAAGGAGATTGATCTGTTTGCTGCGTGGGCTTCTTGGCACCATGTTCGATCTGTCTGTAATTACAACTTGCGACTATATGTTG CTCTTCAAATACCCCGAGTGATGCCCGAAAAGGATTTGCAGACAAGGTGGTTTGCCGAGCCTCTGCATTATCTGACCATTGGCCCAGAGGTCTTccagaagaacaagagcGGCTTTCCGTCGCTCTCAAAGCACCACCAAGACATGATCTTTAGCTACATGAGGCTCAAGGTTGTACCGTGGTTTCTACTGTGCGATGTCGGTCCTGACGCCGCAGGCTTCAAGGCCGACGATCCGTCTATACTGTCAGTGGCTAATCGACAGGGGCTAACCGACGACGACTTCCCTACTCTAAGTGATGCTGCCAACATGTCACCAAGCCAGAATAGTCGCCCTGGTGTCGATGCGCACATGGCATACTTGCAGTGGCTGGAGTCACAACAGCCTCCTTTCACAGCCCTGGAAtcgccaactttgaccagTTTCCAGGATTGGCTGCAGTCTCCCCTTCAACCTCTGTCGGATAACCTTGAGTCTGCAACGTACGAAGTATTTGAAGGAGATCCCGTAAAATACGACCAGTACGAAGCTGCCGTCATTGAAGCACTATCAGAATGGAAAGAACTCGACCTACCTACCTCCAAAGAAGGCGGCGTCGTAgtcatcgccgtcgccgGATCGGGACGAGGACCATTGGTTACACGTGCCTTGAAGGCAGCAGAATATACAGGCGTGGAAGTGGAAGTCTGGGCGGTGGAAAAGAACCCCAACGCCTACGTTTACCTCCTACGCCAGAACCAGACGCTCTGGGGCGGAAGAGtcaatgtcgtcaagacTGACATGCGAGCCTGGAAAGGTCCTGTTGTATCTCAATCCCCAGATGGCCCCGTCCACGGCAAGGTCGACATTCTCATCTCGGAACTACTCGGCTCTTTTGGCGACAACGAACTCTCCCCAGAATGTCTAGACGGCATCCAGCACGTCATCGCCAAACCGCATGGTATCTCCATCCCGCACTCGTACACAGCCCACATGAGTCCCATATCTACCCCGAAAGTGTACGGAGACATCCTAGCCCGCTCGGCCACAGAGTCTACGGCCTTCAACACACCCTGGGTTGTCAGACTCTACGCCCTAGACTTTGTCTGCCAAAAGGTCCCCGGACGCCCACGATTCCAACAAGCCTGGGAATTCTCACACCCCATCCCAGAATCCACGCTTGCAAACGTCGAGGCCCGACGCTCCGGTGGCATTatgggcggcggcggaggcagCATGGCCGGAGCGGCAGGCGCAAATGATCATAACTCGCGGTACTGTCACGTTACGTTTGTGTGTCGCTCGCAGGGCGTCACCCACGGCCTGGCAGGTTATTTCGAGTCTACGCTGTACGAATCAAGGCTCAATGGGCACGAGGGTGAAAAGGTTGAAATCAGCACGCACCCTGAGAGGATTGATCAGAAGAGCAAGGATATGATTTCGTGGTTCCCCATCTTTTTCCCGTTCAAG GAGCCGATTTCGTTCCCGGCCGATACGGAACTCGAGGTGAGTATGTGGCGACAGACGGATGATACAAAGGTGTGGTATGAGTGGTTGGTGGAGGCGTGGACGTGGGTTGGGCAGTCGTCACGAATCAAAGTTGGATCTTCAGGGCTTTGTAGCAGCCGCAAAGTTGCGTGTCTGATGTAG
- a CDS encoding alanine--glyoxylate aminotransferase (similar to Chaetomium globosum CBS 148.51 XP_001225610.1), with product MSSQAAHPALMIPGPIEFDDAVLQSMAHYSESHVGPGFVATFGDTLAMLRKLFQTTNPASQPFVINGSGTLGWDMVAVNLVEPGENALVLSTGYFGDGFADCLTAYGANVTKITGPVGSRPQPDEIEKALKEKKYKIITATHVDTSTGVLFDLKSLTDVVKRVSPDTLIIADGVCSVACEEIKFDEWGLDGVVTAGQKAIGCPTGLSISMFSGRAIDVVKNRKTEPATYFASMKRWIPIMQNYEAKKPSYFSTPSPQLIHALNTAVSQILARPLSERFQRHIEVSNKVKKAVADLGLKVVAGKPEDQAHAMTAIYLPDAVSIPDVLPKLLNKGIIFAGGLHKEIGTKYIRFGHMGPSAMDPNRKDVDNAIEALRASLAESGYKA from the exons ATGTCTTCTCAGGCTGCTCACCCTGCTTTGATGATTCCCGGGCCCATCGAGTTCGATGATGCCGTCCTCCAGTCCATGGCTCACTACAG TGAGTCTCACGTTGGTCCTGGCTTCGTTGCCACCTTTGGCGACACCCTCGCCATGCTGAGGAAGCTCTTCCAGACCACCAACCCGGCTTCGCAGCCCTTTGTTATCAATGGCTCTGGCACCCTGGGTTGGGACATGGTAGCTGTCAATTTGGTTGAGCCTGGTGAAAATGCTCTCGTCCTGAGCACTGGTTACTTCGGAGACGGATTCGCCGACTGCCTTACTGCCTATGGCGCCAATGTCACCAAGATTACCGGACCTGTCGGCAGCCGACCTCAGCCTGACGAGATTGAGAAGGCtctcaaggagaagaagtacaAGATCATTACTGCCACCCACGTGGATACCTCGACTGGTGTTTTGTTCGACCTCAAGTCTCTTACCGATGTTGTGAAGCGTGTCTCGCCTGATACGCTCATCATCGCCGACGGTGTCTGCAGTGTTGCCTGCGAGGAGATCAAGTTCGATGAGTGGGGtctggatggtgttgttACTGCCGGTCAGAAGGCTATCGGCTGCCCTACTGGATTGTCCATTTCCATGTTCAGCGGCCGCGCTATCGACGTTGTCAAGAACCGCAAGACCGAGCCTGCCACCTACTTTGCTTCCATGAAGAGATGGATTCCCA TTATGCAAAACtacgaggccaagaagccCTCATACTTCTCCACCCCGTCACCTCAGCTCATCCACGCCCTGAACACTGCCGTTAGCCAGATTTTGGCCCGTCCCCTGTCTGAGCGTTTCCAGAGACACATAGAAGTctccaacaaggtcaagaaggCTGTTGCTGATCTCGGCCTGAAGGTCGTCGCCGGAAAGCCCGAGGACCAGGCTCATGCCATGACTGCCATCTATCTGCCTGACGCTGTCAGCATCCCCGACGTCCTGCccaagctgttgaacaaGGGCATCATCTTTGCTGGCGGCTTGCACAAGGAGATTGGCACCAAGTACATTCGATTTGGACACATGGGACCCTCAGCT ATGGACCCTAACCGAAAGGATGTCGACAATGCCATCGAGGCTCTGCGGGCCTCTCTTGCTGAGTCGGGCTACAAAGCGTGA
- a CDS encoding exportin-1 (similar to Aspergillus terreus NIH2624 XP_001217081.1): protein MAVTIEELDTTVRTFYEGRGEQQKAAQAALNQVNTIETPTLSTEQPIMSIRVGSSFKEDPDAWLMVDKILSTAQYPQTKYLGLQVLDNVILTRWKVLPRDQCQGIRNFIVQFIIQCSNSEEALKQNKTLLNKLNLVLISVLKQEWPHNWPTFINEIISSCHANLSICENNMIILRLLSEEVFDYSAEQMTSTKTRNLKQTMCAEFSQIFQLCQEVLTTADQPSLVHATLETLLRFCNWIPLGYIFETNLIETLRTRFLSVPEFRNITLQCLTEIGGLQTGGAGQSNSYDEQLVKMFTEVLTTIADIIPVSLDLKTTYPTSNSKDQEFVQNLALFLCNFFGTHLNLIENLPNRDYLMHGHYYLIRISQIDDREIFKICLDYWLKLVQELYEEMQQLPITDLNPLMSVGGMSGSGAPNPSLLMNYPLRKHKYNEVLSNLRVVMIERMVRPEEVLIVENDEGEIVREFVKESDTVQLYKTIRECLVYLTHLDVVDTENIMTEKLARQVDGTEWSWHNCNVLCWAIGSISLAMNEETEKRFLVTVIKDLLGLTEMKRGKDNKAVVASNIMYIVGQYPRFLKAHWKFLKTVVNKLFEFMHESHEGVQDMACDTFIKIARQCRRHFVALQPSEQEPFIEEIVRNMGKITCDLTPQQVHTFYEACGYMVAAQGNKHQQERLLADLMNIPNAAWDEIIKQATVNPSILQDAETIKVIGNIMKTNVSACSSIGPYFYPQIGRIYHDMLEMYRATSGLISEAVARDGELATKMPKVRGLRTIKKEILKLVEIYVEKAEDLQAVRAQMVPPLLDCVLVDYNRNVAGARDAEVLKAMSTIITKLSALMEDQVPTIMENVFECTLEMINKDFSEFPEHRVEFFNLLRAINLHCFPALLKLDNNQFKFVIDSCSWAFKHDNRDVEAAGLNMCLELISNIAEKTDVATANAFFQRFFMTILQDVLFVVTDNDHKAGFKTQSMLLMKLFYYVQPADGTQPKIQGPIYTSDQAQSGTSNKEYLGNSVATLLRNAFPNLQPAQVTSFVEGLFSFNTTYDKFRLNLRDFLISLKEFAGDNAELFVVEKEQREADAKAADMERRQKVGGLLKPSELEDEEL, encoded by the exons ATGGCTGTCACAATCGAAGAGCTCGACACTACGGTCCGCACCTTTTACGAAGGTCGCGGGGAGCAG CAAAAAGCCGCCCAGGCCGCACTGAACCAGGTAAACACAATCGAGACCCCAACTTTGTCCACCGAGCAACCGATCATGTCGATTCGAGTCGGATCGAGT TTCAAAGAGGATCCCGATGCTTGGCTCATGGTGGACAAGATCCTTTCGACCGCGCAATATCCCCAAACAAAGT ACTTGGGCTTGCAGGTTCTCGACAATGTCATTCTTACGAGATGGAAGGTCTTGCCTCGCGACCAGTGCCAAG GCATCCGAAATTTCATCGTCCAATTCATCATTCAATGCTCCAACTCCGAGGAAGCTttgaaacaaaacaaaacccTGCTGAACAAACTGAACTTGGTTCTCATCTCTGTGCTCAAGCAGGAGTGGCCTCACAACTGGCCTACCTTCATAAACGAAATCATCTCGTCTTGCCATGCGAACTTGTCCATCTGCGAGAACAACATGATTATCCTGCGATTACTTTCCGAGGAAGTGTTTGACTACTCCGCAGAGCAGATGACTTCCACCAAAACGAGGAACCTCAAGCAGACCATGTGCGCCGAGTTTTCACAAATCTTTCAGCTTTGCCAGGAAGTCCTGACAACCGCAGACCAGCCTAGCTTGGTTCACGCCACCCTTGAGACACTATTGAGATTTTGCAACTGGATTCCTCTTGGCTATATTTTTGAGACGAACCTCATTGAGACCCTCCGCACGCGCTTCCTATCTGTACCCGAGTTCCGAAATATCACTCTCCAGTGCCTGACAGAAATTGGTGGCCTGCAAACCGGCGGCGCTGGCCAGTCCAACTCATATGACGAACAGCTCGTCAAGATGTTTACCGAAGTGTTGACGACCATTGCGGATATTATCCCCGTCTCGCTCGACCTGAAGACGACATACCCCACGAGTAACTCCAAGGATCAGGAGTTTGTGCAGAACCTGGCTCTGTTTCTCTGCAACTTTTTCGGAACGCACTTGAAC CTCATCGAAAACCTCCCGAACCGAGACTACCTCATGCACGGACACTACTACCTGATTCGGATATCCCAGATCGACGACCGCGAGATTTTCAAGATCTGCCTGGATTATTGGCTGAAGCTCGTACAGGAATTGTATGAGgagatgcagcagctgccCATCACTGATCTCAACCCTCTCATGTCTGTCGGAGGCATGTCTGGCAGTGGAGCCCCGAATCCttcgttgttgatgaactATCCGCTCCGAAAGCACAAATACAACGAGGTTCTGTCCAATTTGCGAGTTGTCATGATTGAGAGAATGGTCAGGCCGGAGGAAGTACTCAttgttgaaaatgacgaaGGAGAAATTGTTCGAgagtttgtcaaggaaaGCGACACCGTCCAGTTGTATAAGACTATCAGGGAATGCCTGGTATATCTCACGCACTTGGATGTCGTTGACACAGAGAACATCATGACTGAAAAGCTGGCTCGCCAGGTCGATGGTACTGAGTGGTCATGGCACAACTGCAACGTATTGTGTTGGGCTATTGGGTCCAtctccttggccatgaaCGAGGAGACGGAAAAGCGATTCTTGGTCACCGTAATTAAGGATCTCTTGGGTCTCACTGAGATGAAGCGCGGTAAAGACAACAAAGCTGTTGTTGCCAGCAACATTATGTACATTGTTGGGCAATATCCTCGGTTTTTGAAAGCCCACTGGAAGTTTTTGAAGACGGTTGTCAACAAGCTGTTTGAGTTTATGCACGAATCTCACGAAG GTGTTCAAGACATGGCGTGCGATACGTTTATCAAGATTGCTAGACAGTGCCGGCGACATTTTGTCGCCCTCCAGCCCAGCGAGCAGGAACCATTCATTGAGGAAATTGTCAGAAACATGGGCAAGATTACATGCGATCTAACACCGCAACAAGTGCACACTTTCTACGAAGCATGCGGCTACATGGTGGCGGCTCAGGGCAATAAGCACCAGCAAGAGCGTCTGTTGGCGGATTTGATGAACATTCCCAACGCTGCTTGGGACGAAATTATCAAGCAAGCTACTGTCAACCCATCAATTCTGCAAGACGCCGAGACCATTAAAGTTATTGGCAATATCATGAAGACAAACGTGTCTGCCTGCAGCTCTATTGGCCCATACTTTTACCCACAAATTGGAAGAATCTATCACGACATGCTGGAGATGTACCGCGCCACCAGCGGCCTCATCTCTGAGGCCGTTGCCCGAGATG GTGAGCTGGCAACGAAGATGCCCAAAGTCCGCGGTCTGAGAACCATCAAGAAGGAAATCCTGAAGCTTGTTGAGATTTACGTCGAAAAAGCTGAAGATTTGCAGGCTGTTCGAGCCCAAATGGTTCCTCCTTTGCTCGACTGCGTACTTGTCGACTACAATCGAAACGTGGCCGGCGCTCGAGATGCGGAAGTCCTCAAGGCCATGTCCACCATCATTACCAAGCTGTCTGCTTTGATGGAGGACCAAGTACCAACCATCATGGAAAACGTCTTTGAATGCACATTGGAGATGATCAATAAGGACTTCTCAGAATTCCCCGAGCACCGAGTCGAGTTCTTTAACCTTCTCCGCGCGATTAATTTGCACTGCTTCCCGgccttgttgaagttggatAACAACCAGTTCAAGTTTGTGATTGACTCATGCTCATGGGCTTTCAAGCACGATAACAGAGATGTTGAGGCCGCTGGTCTGAACATGTGTCTCGAATTGATCAGCAACATTGCCGAGAAGACTGACGTTGCCACGGCCAATGCCTTCTTCCAGCGATTCTTCATGACCATCCTGCAGGatgttttgtttgtcgtGACTGACAATGACCATAAGGCGGGATTCAAGACTCAGTCTATGCTGCTGATGAAGCTGTTTTACTACGTCCAACCGGCAGATGGCACACAACCAAAGATCCAGGGGCCGATCTACACTTCGGATCAAGCACAATCAGGAACCAGCAACAAGGAATATCTTGGCAACTCTGTTGCAACCTTGCTACGAAATGCCTTTCCCAACTTGCAGCC TGCCCAAGTGACGAGCTTCGTGGAAGGCCTATTCTCATTCAACACGACGTACGACAAGTTCCGTCTGAACCTTCGAGATTTCCTCATTTCGCTGAAAGAGTTTGCTGGCGACAATGCTGAGCTATTCGTCGTCGAAAAGGAGCAACGGGAAGCCGATGCCAAGGCTGCAGATATGGAGAGACGGCAAAAGGTCGGCGGTCTGCTGAAGCCGTCTGAgctcgaggatgaagagcTCTGA
- a CDS encoding protein kinase-like domain (similar to Cordyceps militaris CM01 XP_006674241.1), giving the protein METWLKERGATGLDDLHLADFPITGRGIKTQKPFKQGESILTIPSACLWTVARAHADSILGPALRSITPPPSTEDTLAIYILFVRSRKSGYNGQRDHVAVLPANYSSSIFFTEEELEVCAGSSLYTLTKQLEQRIQDDYTNLVRVLHQHTHIIPPDEFTIQDYKWALCTVWSRAMDFALPNGESIRLIAPYADMLNHSPQAKQCHAYTTSSGDLSVLAGKDYDPGDQVFINYGTIPNNRLLRLYGFIIPDNPNNSYDLILTTHPMAPFFEQKQQLWASANLDSTSTITLTLTDPLPTAVLQYLRIQRLDASDLVTSLQTTNKGDTKISDSNEAEVLQFLVDSITSLLNSFATPLDMLEEQLAKGFYPPGGNAWAAAHVSMGEQRVLRMTLKKVQDLLAALEGGDSNSQGLAHRCAKCGNTSAQLMACGRCKSVRYCGRSCQVAHYKEHKAMCQAIAKKGS; this is encoded by the exons ATGGAAACCTGGCTAAAAGAACGCGGAGCCACCGGCCTAGACGACTTACACCTCGCCGACTTCCCCATCACCGGGCGTGGTATCAAAACACAAAAGCCCTTCAAGCAAGGCGAAAGTATTCTCACTATTCCATCCGCCTGTCTCTGGACAGTTGCACGCGCACATGCCGACTCTATCCTCGGGCCGGCACTTCGCTCAATAACTCCACCGCCATCTACTGAAGATACCTTGGCCATCTATATCCTGTTTGTCCGCTCGCGCAAGTCTGGATACAATGGCCAGCGAGACCATGTGGCCGTCCTCCCTGCAAATTACTCGTCAAGTATCTTCTTCaccgaggaggagctggaagtCTGCGCCGGGTCGTCACTCTATACTCTCACAAAGCAGCTGGAACAGCGTATCCAGGACGACTATACAAACCTAGTGCGAGTCCTTCACCAGCATACCCATATTATTCCACCCGATGAATTCACAATACAAGAT TACAAATGGGCTCTCTGCACCGTATGGAGTCGCGCCATGGACTTCGCCCTCCCCAACGGGGAGTCAATCCGGCTGATAGCTCCATACGCCGACATGTTGAACCACTCcccccaagccaagcagtGTCACGCATACACCACCTCATCCGGAGACTTATCCGTCCTCGCGGGAAAGGACTACGATCCCGGGGACCAG GTCTTCATCAACTATGGCACCATCCCAAATAATCGCCTCCTACGCCTCTACGGCTTCATCATACCGGACAACCCCAACAACAGCTACGATCTCATCCTCACAACACACCCCATGGCCCCCTTTTTCGAGCAAAAGCAGCAGCTCTGGGCATCTGCTAACCTTGATTCAACATCCACCATCACACTAACTCTCACCGATCCGCTACCAACAGCCGTCCTTCAATACCTCCGTATTCAGCGCCTAGACGCCTCAGACCTAGTCACGTCGCTCCAAACCACTAACAAGGGGGACACCAAAATCAGCGACTCCAACGAAGCAGAGGTCCTCCAATTTCTAGTAGATTCAATAACCAGCCTCCTAAACAGCTTCGCAACTCCACTAGACATGCTGGAGGAACAACTCGCGAAAGGCTTCTATCCTCCAGGTGGGAACGCATGGGCCGCAGCACACGTCAGCATGGGCGAGCAGCGTGTCCTAAGAATGACACTGAAGAAAGTGCAAGACTTGTTAGCGGCTTTGGAGGGCGGCGATTCGAATAGTCAGGGTTTAGCACACCGGTGCGCAAAGTGCGGAAATACTTCTGCGCAGCTCATGGCGTGCGGGAGGTGTAAATCAGTGAGATATTGTGGGCGGAGCTGTCAAGTTGCTCATTATAAAGAGCATAAGGCGATGTGTCAAGCTATAGCTAAGAAGGGCTCTTAA